The Rhodohalobacter sp. SW132 DNA segment ATCCAGGGAGTTCATCTATTCAGAAGCTGACTGGAACCGAAGTGAGATGTTGTTTAAATCGTAATTTAATAGACTCAAAGGGATAGATCGTTGAAACATTACTTCCGAATCGGATCCGTTGGCTATGTGAACAGTACATCGTCCCGGATGAGACGCTTAATTCTTTATGGGAATTCGGTTTTGTTGATTAACGAATCGTACTGATTCTCAGTCACGTGTTTTTCGCTCCGAATAGCGGAAATTGAGAGATACCAGTTCCGGTCGGTGTTGGTCGTTGGTTGGTTTATGAGCCTTCTCGGTTCGGCGAACCGAGTTACATAGTTCAAGCCTTCCCGGTTCGGCGACCCGAGTTGCATAGTTCAGGCCTTCCCGGTTCGGCGAACCGAGTTACATAGTCTTGGACTAACGAATCATTCAGATTTATGATTAACCCATTGTCTCACGTAGCGTCTTCGATCTCTTTACGCAGATCGTTTATATCACTGGCTATATCTTCACGCATATCTTCCCAATCTTCCTGATCACTCTGTTCAAGTTCGGAGAGCCGATCGCGGATATTGTCAATTTTATTTTTCAGGTCTGAAGCTTTTTCACTGTCTTCTATCTCATCAACACGCTCTTCCCACTCATCGAGCAGACTTTCGGCGAGGTCGATAAATTCCTCTCGCTGTTCCATCCAGTAATGTTGCATTCCCTGGGTAATTCCTTCACTCACTTCTTCTTCGCTCTCCGTATCACCATCACCATCTCCATTATCCTGTGCGCAGGCAAAAAAGGATGTTGCGACAAATGCAATCAGCAAAAATTTTAGTAGATTTTTCATGGTACACGTCCATTTTTGTTACAAGTTGTACCATTAAAACAAGTTGCAGACTTTGTTGTTCCATAAAACCCGAATATGCTGGTTGTGCTCTTAACCGCAGTTCTATGATCTATACGATCTGACAAAAAAAATGGGCCGGGGATGCCGGATCGGAGTCCGGCATGACGAAATTGAGGACGAATGTTCTTCTTTCCAGCCCTTATTAGACAGCCTCGCTATTCACGTTTCACCAGCATTCGTGGATTGGTTGAGGCAATGAACTACAAACATAAAAAAACCCCTGATGACTTTCATCACCCGGGTTTGAAATTGATTCAGCTGTAAAAATCAGTAACCTACAAACTGGTCGCTGTCTTGATAAGATTTTCCGCAATGCGTTTTTCGCGTTCAATATCATCAAACACAACAGAGAAATCATGCATTTTCTCTTTGATACCAGCCAGTTCCAAGCGGGCTTTTTCAACATCAATAAGCTCAGGTTCAATGGCCCGCTCGGCGAGAAGCGTAACTTTGTTGTCGTTCATCTCAACAAATCCGCCGCTGACAGCATACACCAGCTTGGTTCCATCCGGTTTCTCAATCTGAACGGTTCCTACATCCAGTGCTGATACGATTGGGGCGTGATTGTAGAGCATCTGAAACGATCCCAATGCTCCCGGCACCGTTATGCTGATAATGTCCCCTTCAAACTTCGCCCCTTCCGGTGTCAGAATTTGTGCATGTATTGTTTTTTCAGCTGTCATCTGCTTACGCCTCAGCTTCTGCGGTTAATTTTTTGCCTTTCTCGATCGCCTGCTCAATGGTTCCAACAAGGTGAAATGCATTCTCTGGAAGATCATCGAGCTCGCCTTCCATAATCATTTTGAATCCTTTGATGGTATCCGCAATCTGTACATATTCACCGCTCTGACCCGTAAACTGTTCAGCTACGAAAAACGGCTGACTGAGGAAACGCTGCACACGCCGTGCCCGCGATACAACCAGCTTATCTTCATCAGAAAGCTCATCCATACCAAGAATTGCGATAATATCCTGCAGATCTTTGTACTTCTGAAGCAGCTCTTTCACATCCTGGGCTGTTTTGTAATGCTCATCGCCCACAACTTTTGGATCGTTGATTCGTGATGTTGAATCGAGCGGATCCACAGCGGGATAAATACCGATCTGCGTAAGTGCACGGCTCAATACCGTGGTTGCATCAAGGTGAGAGAATGTCGTTGCCGGGGCAGGGTCAGTAAGGTCATCAGCAGGAACATAAATCGCCTGAACAGATGTAATCGAACCGTTTTTAGTAGAAGTAATCCGCTCCTGCAGATCCCCCATCTCCGTTGCCAGCGTTGGCTGATACCCTACGGCAGACGGCATACGTCCCAGCAGCGCCGATACTTCGGAACCGGCCTGGGTAAATCGAAAAATGTTATCAATGAAGAGAAGAATATCGGGAGAAACTTCATCACGGAAATATTCAGCGACGGTCAGTCCGGACAGTGCAACACGTGCTCGGGCTCCCGGCGGCTCGTTCATCTGGCCAAATACCAGTGTGGCCTGCGACTCTTTCAGCACATCTTCATCCACTTTTGAGAGATCCCACTCTCCTTCTTCCATGGCGTGCTTAAATTCATCACCATAGTTAATCACACCCGATTCAATAAACTCACGAAGCAGGTCATTTCCTTCACGGGTACGTTCACCCACGCCGGCAAACACAGAGAGTCCGCCGTGCTGCTTTGCGATGTTGTTGATCAGCTCCTGGATCAGAACTGTTTTACCCACACCGGCACCACCAAAGAGGCCGATCTTTCCGCCCTTTGCGTACGGGCAGAGCAGGTCAATGACTTTAATTCCTGTCTCCAGAATTTCGGAACTGGTGGCAAGGTCTTCAAATTTGGGTGCATCCCGATGGATAGGATATCTCTCTTTTCCTTCCGGCTGCTTGATGCCGTCAATCGCTTCGCCCACTACATTAAAGAGGCGGCCGCGAATATCTTCACCAACCGGCATGGAGATCGGGGATCCGCTGTCGACCACATCTTCCTGACGAACCAGGCCGTCGGTTGAGTCCATCGCAATGGTTCGGACTCTGTTTTCGCCGAGATGCTGCGCTACCTCAAGGTAGAGGCGCGATCCATCTTCACGATCGATATAGAGTGCATTTAAAATTCTTGGAAGCTGACCTTGTTCGAAGTCAACATCTACTACCGGACCAATTACCTGGGCTATTTTTCCTTTATTCATTCTGTTATTTAGAAGCTTTATTTATTCGTTTAGAGTAAAGGATGACCTTTAATAATCTCTATTCTTGAAAGCTTCAAAAGTTAGGCACTTCATTCTCAAAAATCAACGAACATATCGGAGTTTTACCACTTATCACCGGAAATCAGCACATACCGGTTAATATTCTCACCCACTCATGCTGCGATGGCGATATCTTCATGTTTAAGGATCGATCGCATGGCAAAAATCAGCATTCTGCAGGTTTGTGTAATTTCACGGTTTATCATCAACAGCTGCGTGATTTGAAGCTTCCGGATCTCGGCATGACCCACCGCACTGCTGCACGCCTGGATAAACTCCTTATCCATGCGTTCAATTTTCAAATAGAGATCCTCAACCTCTTCACGTACTTCTCTCCTGGCGTTTTCATCTTCCGTACCTGTAAGCTTTTGGCCGGTTTTCACCATCCTCTTTAATCGTTGTTGAATGGATGCAAACGCCTCTTTGTGAACAAGGTCTGTCTCATTGGTGAGCGCGAGCAAATTACCCTGCGATTCCTGGATATTCTTTGCCGCGTTCATCAGGTTTCGGCTGGCGCGAAGCAGCTCATCCACAGCTTTTGATTCCTCCTCATCCAGGGCGTGCGCGTGAATGCGGGTATAATATTCAAATATGTCGGCGTGATATTTTTCAAGGTCGGTATAAATCACCCGTCCCGGTTGTTTACCTGATGAAACAGACTGCCGGGCAAATTTCAGGGTTTCGTCAAGCTGACACATAATCTCTTTCCGAAACGCTTCAATAGCGGCATCTGATACTTCGGGGTCGGTTTTATGGATAAATTGCGTCATCTGAACAACTCGCTCCGGTATCCACTCTTCCGCTTTTTCGGCCAGTTTCGGAATAAACGGATAGTAGATCATCACACCTAAAACATTAAACAGAGTGTGAAACATGGCCAGCCCAAGCACGATGTTTGTGCTGAAACCAAGAATCACCATCACAAACCAGGTGAAAAGCGGAAGAATCAGCAGGGTGACCACAGCGGTTCCAACGGTAAAGATAAGCTGACTGAGCGCCGCCTGCTTTTTGGTGTGGATACCTCCGATCGCACCAAGCACCACGGTAACTGTCGTTCCCACGTTTGCACCTACCACCATCGCTGCGCCCGCCTGGAAATCGATCACACCCGTAAACAGCATGGTAAGCACAATGGCAATCGTTGCGGAACTGCTCTGCATGATGGCTGTCATCACCATCCCTACAAGCGCGAAAACAACTACACCATAGCCGGCAAACATTTCGGGATCGATAATTTCGGAAATTTGATCCACGCTCGATTTCATAAAATCGAGTCCCATAAACAGAAAGCCAAATGCAACAAGGAAGCGGCTGATATTTACGTATTTCGGGGATTTGGCAAGAAGAATGATCCCCAGCCCGCCAATACCGATCAGTGGAAGTGAAAACGAGTCGATATTAAATTCAAAACCAAACACGGCCACAATCCATGCAGTAGCGGTAGTTCCGATTTTCGCACCCATCATCACCGAAATGGCCTGGATCAGGTTCATAATTCCCGCTCCTGTGAACGCCAGTACCATCAGCGATACCGCCGAGCTGCTTTGAAGAATTGCAGTGCTCACCATTCCGCTCAGGATCGACTTAAACCGTGTCGCCGTGTATTTTCGGATCAGCTGCTTAAAAGCCGCACCGCTCAATATCCGGATCGACTCCTCCATCATATGCATCCCAAAAAGAAAAATTCCCAGCCCGGCCAGGAACAACCATAGATCAAATTCTGAAAGTATCGCCATCTGCAGCTTCGTTTTTTATCTGTGTGGACCAATATAAGTTATGAATAAATCGGTTCGGTTTTTACTGCTTCTCAACTGTTCATGCTATTTGTATTCGGATCACCGAGCGCGGGGCATTTTCTGAATGGAATTCTTTAAACACCGCCTATCCGGTTAGCATAAGGCATACCAAAACATTATCTTTAGAGCTGTTTAATATTTGACTTGCTGGGAGTTTTAACCTCTGTCACAAACTGAACGTTTAACCACAAACCGAGTACACTTTTGGAAACCGAACTTACTGCACGATCCGTCAGCGTTGATATTTTAGTTGAATTTGATGAAAGCCAGACCATCACATACACCGGTGCCAACGAACTGGAACCAAGAGAACGGGCTCAGGTACGCGAATATGTTCAGAATATTCTCCGAAAGAGGAGCTATTTAGACTTTGTCCTGGGCGAATACTCCAGTATTCAGATGGACGAGATGAAACCGGTTCTTAAAAATATCCTCCGGCTCGGCCTGTACGATATGCTTTTTATGGACAGCACTCCCGATTATGCCGCTATCAATGAATCGGTGGAGATTGCCAAGTTACGGCTCGGATCGAAGTCAGGCGATCTGGTCAACGCCATCATGCGAAACATTCAGCGTGATATGCCCGACCTGCCTAAACCGGCATTTGAAGACCGTACCAAACTCATTGCTACCACATTTTCCCATCCCGAATGGATGGTTAAGCGCTGGGTGCAGCGAATGGGTGAACGAGAAGCTTTTCAGCTTATGCAGTCGAATAATCAGCGCCCTTCGTACTATGTTCGGGTAAACAACCTTCGCACAAAAACCTCAAATTTCAAGCTCCGTATGGAGAAAGCGGGCATAGAATTTGAGGAGAGCGACTGGCTGCCGGGTTACTTTAAAGTGGATTCTGTTCAGCCTTTCCTGGCTAAAGAGTGGCTTCTGAGAGGAATTTGCCACGTTCAGGATATCGCCGCCGGTTTTGCCCCCACGATCCTGGAACCGATGCCCGGTGAAGAAATTTTCGACCTGTGCGCCGCACCAGGCACCAAAAGCATCGTAATGGCCGATATGATGAATGCCGAAGGCTCTATCGTTTCTGTTGATATAAATTCACAGCGGCTCGAACTTCTTGCACAGAACGCCATGAATTTCCGTGCCGAGAATATCAAAATCAGGCGTGCCGATGTGCGTGATCTCGATCTTAAACTCGCCGATGGTGTTCTGCTTGATGCCCCCTGCACCGGTACGGGCGTGCTGAGTAAACGAGCCGACCTTCGCTGGAAACGGACCGAAGAGGAGCTCGAAAATTCTGTGAAACTGCAGGAAGAACTTCTGGATGAAGCCGCAAATCACGTAAAACGGGGCGGACGCCTGGTCTACAGCACCTGCTCCATTGAGCCGGAAGAGAACTGGGAACAGATCCAGAAATTCCTCGATCGCTACGACAACTTTGAACTGGAAAATCTCGAAGAATTTCTGCCTGAGGAAGTCCTTGCCGAAGACGGTTTTGCATATCAAACCCTGCCGCATGTTCACAACTGCGACGGCCATTTCGGAGTCCGGCTGAACCGCGTGAAGTAATCGATTATTTTACTGACGATTTATCAATATATATGGGTTGAAGCAGAGGCGTGGTAAGCTTCTGTGCAGACCCGTTTTTTATTTCACCATCCCTGTATCAAATCTTTTTAAATGAGTACTGAAGAGCTTACGAACGAAGAAATTCCAAAGCATTACGACCCCGCCGCCACCGAACAAAAATGGAGTAATTTCTGGGAAGAGAATCAATTTTTCCACTCAGAACCCGATGACCGGGAACCGTTTACCGTTGTGATTCCTCCGCCAAATGTTACCGGTGTGCTGCACATGGGGCACATGCTCAACAACACCATACAGGACGTGCTGGTCCGGCGGGCGCGTATGCAGGGCAAAAACACCTGCTGGGTTCCGGGAACCGATCATGCATCGATCGCCACCGAAGCGAAAGTGGTGCAGAAACTTCGTAAAAAAGGGATCAAAAAAAGCGACCTCTCCCGCGATAAATTTATGGAACACGCCTGGGAGTGGACCGATCAGCACGGCGGCATCATCCTGCAGCAGCTGAAAACCATCGGGGCATCCTGCGACTGGAAACGCACACGCTTTACGCTCGAAGAGGAACTGTACGAAGCGGTGATCAGCTGTTTTATTCAGCTTTATGAGGATGGATACATCTACCGCGGCAAGAGGATGATCAACTGGGATCCAGCTGCACAAACGGCACTCAGTGATGAAGAGGTCATCCATAAAGAAGTTCAGTCAAAACTCTACCACGTCAGGTATAAAATTAAAGACAGCGATCAATATGTAACGATCGCCACCACCCGGCCGGAAACCATTCTCGCGGATACGGCCGTTTGTGTGAATCCCGATGATGAGCGCTACAAAGGACTGATCGGAAAAACCGCCATCATCCCGATGGTAAACCGTGAAGTTGAGATTATCGCCGATGAATATGTTGATCCTGAATTTGGTACCGGCTGCCTGAAAATCACACCTGCCCACGATCCGAACGATTACGATCTGGGGATAAAGCACGGACTGGAAATTATTGATATGCTCAATGCAGACGGCACACTTTCTGACGCCGCTGAGCATTACGTGGGCAAAGACCGTTTTGAAGCTCGAAAGCTGATCATAAAAGATCTGGAGAAACAGGAGCTGCTCGTTAAAACTGAAGATATGCCGAATAAGGTGGGTTATTCCGAGCGGACTGATGTGGTCATTGAACCGCGTCTTTCCCTGCAGTGGTTCTGCAAAATGGAAGAGCTGAGCAAACCCGCCCTCGACAACGTATTGAACGATGAGGTTCAATTCCACCCGGCAAAGTTCAAGAACAGTTACCAGCACTGGATGGAAAACATCCGCGACTGGTGCATTTCGCGTCAGCTCTGGTGGGGGCACCGGATCCCCGCCTGGTATTTTGGGGATGGTGAGAATGAATACGTCATCGCCCGCACTGAGGATGAAGCACTGGAAAAAGCGCAAGAAAAATCAGGGAAAACACTGACCGCCGATCAGCTCAGCCAGGATGAAGATGTACTCGATACTTGGTTCTCCTCATGGCTCTGGCCCATCTCTGTGTTTGACGGAATCAATAAGCCGGATAACCGTGAAGTAAACTACTATTACCCGACACAAGATCTGGTGACAGCGCCAGAAATCATGTTCTTCTGGGTGGCACGAATGATTATGGCCGGGTACTACTTCCGTGATGAAAAGCCGTTCAGCAATGTCTATTTCCATGGAATAGTTCGAGATGAAAAACGGCAGAAAATGTCGAAAAGCCTGGGCAACTCGCCCGATCCGCTCAAGCTGATAGAAAAGTACGGAGCCGACGGAACCCGCGTGGGAATGCTGTTTGCATCACCGGCCGGAAACGACCTTCTTTTTGATGAAGCACTTTGCGAACAGGGCCGAAATTTCTCGAACAAAATCTGGAACGCATTCCGGTTTCTCTCGATGAATAAAGAGGCGGGCACGGAATATACGCCAACACTCGAACTCGATTCCGACAACCTGGCCGACCGCTGGATGAAGTCGAGAATTCTCTCCACAATGAAAGAAGTGGAGAACGATTTCGAAGCCTATCGTCTCAATGAAGCACTGAAAAAACTCTATTCACTGGTCTGGGATGATTTTTGTGACTGGTATATCGAAGTATCCAAATCGGATGTGCCGGGCGAAAATATGCCAAAGGAGAATCTTGAACGTGCACTTGGTTTGTTTGAGCTGCTGATGAAGCTCCTGCACCCGTTTATGCCGTTCATAACCGAAGAGATCTGGCAGCGGATTCAAAACCGGTCGACTTACGAGGCACTCACCATCAGCGAATGGCCGGATATCGAAGGGGAAGCTGATTCTGAAGCGATCGAACTATTCAGACAAATCCAGGAGCAGATTTCGGCCATCCGAAACATCCAGGCCGAAATGGGGCTCTCGCCGAAAGCTGAACTGGAGATAAAGATCAAACCCGCCGGAAGTGAGCTGGCTCAGCAGCTGGAAACCGAAAGCTGGATCTACCATAAATTTCTCACGATTTCAGATATTCAGTTTGATACATCCATCGACAAACCGAAAGCGTCAGCCTCTGCCCTCGTTCGCGGAACCGAGCTGTTCATTCCGCTTGAAGGATTGATCGACCTCGACAAAGAAAAAGAGCGTATCCGAAAAGAGATCGCAAAAATGGAAGGATTTCTGAAAAGTGTGAACGGCAAACTGTCGAATGAAAAGTTCGTAGAAAACGCACCTGACGCTGTTGTGGAAAAAGAGCGACAGAAAAAAGCTGATGCTGAATCAGATATAAAAATTCTAAATGAATCACTTGAAAACCTTGAGGCTTAACTAATTTAACCCGTCTATATATATTTTTTCTAATTGCTGTTTAATTCTGAATGAATATAGATCGTATGATTCTAAACCGGCTTTACATATGAAACATCCTGCTATACTTTCTGCTTTCCTCATTTTAATTCTTCTGGTTTCCGGCTGTGTGGCCGAGAGTGATCAGGTTGAACGGGAGTATGATGGTCCGGTTACCTGGGCCGCCGTGCAGGATGAAGGGCATGGCGTTCTGAGAGTACTTTATGTGCCGGCTGATGGATTTGCTTATACAAACGAAGAGGGTGAGCTAACGGGATTAACCGTTGAGCTTATCATCGATTTTACCCGGTTTCTCGCAGAAGAGCACGATGTACTGCTGGAACTCGATTTTGTGGAGGTCGAAAACTGGACCGATTTCTATAACGACATTGTGGAGGGCGAAGATGGGATGATCGGGATGGGCAATGTGACGATCACAGAAGAACGTCGTGAAGAACTATCGTTCAGCCCTCCCTACATGACAAACATTGCATCGCTGATTTCCCACATCAACACAAATGAACTCACCGGGTTTGAAGAGATGAGCAGCGTTTTTGAGGGTCGGGATGCACTCGCCTTTGAGGGAACACTGCATGAAGATCGCCTGAGAAATCTCACCGAACAGTATCACCCCGATGCAGAAATTGCACTTGCAACTTCTAACGATGAAATCATCGAACGCGTTGGGGCATCAGACTCCTATTTCGCCTACATCGATATTTATAACTACTGGAGGGCAGTCGATCGCGGAGCAGATATTCAGCGCCATGAAGCCGGCGATGAAGCCGCTGAACAGTTTGGCTACATCATGCCGCTGAACTCCACCTGGGAGCCCGTTCTGAATGAATATTTTGAAAAGAACGGCGGACTTCTGCTAACAACCCGTTACCGTGAAATCATGGCAGAACATCTGGGCGAACGGCTCACAGAACTTCTCATCGAAGCACACCGGCAAGAGATTTCGGAGTAGCCGCACACTCTTGGAATAATTTCCCGATCGATTATAAGCCGGCTAAATCACACTCAATTCTGCCCTGAAGTAAGTGTAAAAGAGACTGGTCTGCCCTTCAAAACCCGACCGGGTTCCGAACATCAGCCAGGCATTTCCCTCTCCATCTGTGGTAACCGTATCATGCCCGGAGTCGCTGCTCACTTCTTTCATCTCATAGATATAATCTTCATCGCAATCCCGGGTATTCCCGATATGACCGATTATACTATTCTGGTACCACTCCTGCGGATCCCCACTCTCGTATTGCAAATTTAACAGATAATAGTCGTCTTCTACGATTTGCTGAGGCATCTCGGCGCTGGCTGACGTAATTACCCGCACTGCGTTGCCGATTGGTCCGCCAATTCCCGGACACCCTTCAGGAGCATTTGTTGCAAATCGAACCGTGGTTTGAACATCATATGTGGTATTCGGCTGCAATCCTTCAATTTGTTTTCTGAAGAGCATTTTTACATCATCACTGTGATTAATCCCACTGATAAAGAGACTCTGCTGCTCCGTATCAAGAGGTTCGGGAAGTGGCCTGTAATCAGATATTAATTCCATTTTGTCACTCCAGCCCACATTATATCCCGTAAAAAAAGGTTCCCAATCGAAATCCGATTCTTCAAAGCTGTATTCATAGATTTCAGTCTCCTCAACCGGAAGAGTATCATCAGTAATATCGCAGCTAATGATAAAAACGGTTACGAGTCCAACCAGCACAAAGGCGCTAACTTTATAGAATTGGTCTGAACATCTTTTTAATTTTGATAGAATAAAATTTCTGAGTTGAAAAAACATAATAATGTTGTGATTTATTTAAATCATCCGATTATTAAACATGAACTTTTTTAAATGAATTTCATTCATGTTATCATCTCTATTTTCACACGAAAAACATTCCTGATTGTTTCATTATGAGCTTCAAAGAACTGGAGATTAAAATCCATAACTCTTTATCGGAGGGCTCTGCATAACGAGATCTGCCTCATTTCCCTATTCCGGCACACAACTTTTTGCTATCTTCTGCGTGTTGATATCAACTATTATTTTTTAAAATCTATTGCCTTATGCCTCATATTGCCAAAAAATTAGATGATTTTGTAAGCCTGATCGATCCTGCAGAAAACCAGATTTTTAATATGTCTGCCGAAGAAGCTGAACGTGTGATTGCTTCAGGCGACCCTGAAAAAATCCGGGAAATTGAAGGCTCTTTTGCCATTGTTCAGAAAGTGGGTCAGCAGGTGTTTTTGTCCCGCTCCATCGGCCGGCCGATGCGATACTTTATGGCAAAACAGGTCTCGGGTCCGCTTCTGATCGTTGCCGAACGAATCGATGAAATTTATAACTATTTGAAAGAGCTTGGATTTGCAGATCAGTTCCGCCCCGACTATACACGCATGGTTCCTGCTCACTATCTTGTACGGCTTGATGTGATCGGATGCCCGGATCCCAATCCGCAGTTCAACCGATATTTCACTCCCGAACGAAACACGATGAATGCGGATCTTGATCAGATTGGAAAGACCTACATCGAAGCACTCCGGAATGAGTGCCGAAAATGGCTGGAAACCGTTCCCGAAGATGAACCGATCGGCGTGCTCTTTTCCGGTGGGATTGACAGCGGCTCGGTATTCCTCACGCTCTATCACCAGATGCTGGAGATGGGCCTCTCCCCTTCGCGATTGAAGGCGTTTACGCTCTCCGTGGGCCAGGCCGCTGATGCCGACCAGGCGTTCGATTTCCTGAACCAGCTCGGTGTGTCGATGTTCCTGGAAGTGATTGAGGCAGATAAGTCGGAGCTGGATTACAAAGAAACCATCCGGGTGATTGAGGATTACAAATTACGTGATGTGGAGGCGGCTACAATGACGCTGACACTCTGCAAAAAAATCCGCGAAAAATATCCGAACTGGACCTGGCTGGCCGATGGTGATGGTGGGGATGAAAATATGAAATCGTACCCGATCGAAGATAATCCGGAGCTGACCATCCGAAGTGTTCTCAACAATCCGCTGCTCTACCACGAAGGCTGGGGTGTGGATAAAATCAAGCACTCCCTCACCTATTCAGGCGGACAGAGCCGCGGGCATATCCGCACATATGCGCCGGCTAAAAAACATGGCTTTAAAGGATTCAGCCCGTACTCACTGCCGAACGTAATCGAAGTGTCGGAAGGAATTCCCTTCATTCAGCTCACCGACTGGAGTCATGAAGAGCTATATGCGCTGAAGGGTGATATCGTCCAGCGTGGAGTAAAAGCCGTTACCGGCCACGATATGCCGGCGTTTCCAAAGCGCCGTTTTCAGCATGGCGCGATCGATGAACAGGGATACAGCGAGTTGTTTCCCGAAAACGAGATGGAGTACAGAAACTACTTCCGGTCACTTTATGCCTGATTCACAGCTCATCACCAAACTGCGTCCACCCAAAAAAAGCGTGGATCCGTTCAGGCCTTATGGCTGGCTGCATGAACAGGAACCCGGCCCGGATGGACGCCTGGTGGATGTGAATACGCTTTTCCTTACTAATAAGGAGTGCTCGTTCAAATGT contains these protein-coding regions:
- the atpC gene encoding ATP synthase F1 subunit epsilon — translated: MTAEKTIHAQILTPEGAKFEGDIISITVPGALGSFQMLYNHAPIVSALDVGTVQIEKPDGTKLVYAVSGGFVEMNDNKVTLLAERAIEPELIDVEKARLELAGIKEKMHDFSVVFDDIEREKRIAENLIKTATSL
- the atpD gene encoding F0F1 ATP synthase subunit beta; translated protein: MNKGKIAQVIGPVVDVDFEQGQLPRILNALYIDREDGSRLYLEVAQHLGENRVRTIAMDSTDGLVRQEDVVDSGSPISMPVGEDIRGRLFNVVGEAIDGIKQPEGKERYPIHRDAPKFEDLATSSEILETGIKVIDLLCPYAKGGKIGLFGGAGVGKTVLIQELINNIAKQHGGLSVFAGVGERTREGNDLLREFIESGVINYGDEFKHAMEEGEWDLSKVDEDVLKESQATLVFGQMNEPPGARARVALSGLTVAEYFRDEVSPDILLFIDNIFRFTQAGSEVSALLGRMPSAVGYQPTLATEMGDLQERITSTKNGSITSVQAIYVPADDLTDPAPATTFSHLDATTVLSRALTQIGIYPAVDPLDSTSRINDPKVVGDEHYKTAQDVKELLQKYKDLQDIIAILGMDELSDEDKLVVSRARRVQRFLSQPFFVAEQFTGQSGEYVQIADTIKGFKMIMEGELDDLPENAFHLVGTIEQAIEKGKKLTAEAEA
- a CDS encoding Na/Pi cotransporter family protein; translation: MAILSEFDLWLFLAGLGIFLFGMHMMEESIRILSGAAFKQLIRKYTATRFKSILSGMVSTAILQSSSAVSLMVLAFTGAGIMNLIQAISVMMGAKIGTTATAWIVAVFGFEFNIDSFSLPLIGIGGLGIILLAKSPKYVNISRFLVAFGFLFMGLDFMKSSVDQISEIIDPEMFAGYGVVVFALVGMVMTAIMQSSSATIAIVLTMLFTGVIDFQAGAAMVVGANVGTTVTVVLGAIGGIHTKKQAALSQLIFTVGTAVVTLLILPLFTWFVMVILGFSTNIVLGLAMFHTLFNVLGVMIYYPFIPKLAEKAEEWIPERVVQMTQFIHKTDPEVSDAAIEAFRKEIMCQLDETLKFARQSVSSGKQPGRVIYTDLEKYHADIFEYYTRIHAHALDEEESKAVDELLRASRNLMNAAKNIQESQGNLLALTNETDLVHKEAFASIQQRLKRMVKTGQKLTGTEDENARREVREEVEDLYLKIERMDKEFIQACSSAVGHAEIRKLQITQLLMINREITQTCRMLIFAMRSILKHEDIAIAA
- the rsmB gene encoding 16S rRNA (cytosine(967)-C(5))-methyltransferase RsmB, which gives rise to METELTARSVSVDILVEFDESQTITYTGANELEPRERAQVREYVQNILRKRSYLDFVLGEYSSIQMDEMKPVLKNILRLGLYDMLFMDSTPDYAAINESVEIAKLRLGSKSGDLVNAIMRNIQRDMPDLPKPAFEDRTKLIATTFSHPEWMVKRWVQRMGEREAFQLMQSNNQRPSYYVRVNNLRTKTSNFKLRMEKAGIEFEESDWLPGYFKVDSVQPFLAKEWLLRGICHVQDIAAGFAPTILEPMPGEEIFDLCAAPGTKSIVMADMMNAEGSIVSVDINSQRLELLAQNAMNFRAENIKIRRADVRDLDLKLADGVLLDAPCTGTGVLSKRADLRWKRTEEELENSVKLQEELLDEAANHVKRGGRLVYSTCSIEPEENWEQIQKFLDRYDNFELENLEEFLPEEVLAEDGFAYQTLPHVHNCDGHFGVRLNRVK
- a CDS encoding valine--tRNA ligase; the protein is MSTEELTNEEIPKHYDPAATEQKWSNFWEENQFFHSEPDDREPFTVVIPPPNVTGVLHMGHMLNNTIQDVLVRRARMQGKNTCWVPGTDHASIATEAKVVQKLRKKGIKKSDLSRDKFMEHAWEWTDQHGGIILQQLKTIGASCDWKRTRFTLEEELYEAVISCFIQLYEDGYIYRGKRMINWDPAAQTALSDEEVIHKEVQSKLYHVRYKIKDSDQYVTIATTRPETILADTAVCVNPDDERYKGLIGKTAIIPMVNREVEIIADEYVDPEFGTGCLKITPAHDPNDYDLGIKHGLEIIDMLNADGTLSDAAEHYVGKDRFEARKLIIKDLEKQELLVKTEDMPNKVGYSERTDVVIEPRLSLQWFCKMEELSKPALDNVLNDEVQFHPAKFKNSYQHWMENIRDWCISRQLWWGHRIPAWYFGDGENEYVIARTEDEALEKAQEKSGKTLTADQLSQDEDVLDTWFSSWLWPISVFDGINKPDNREVNYYYPTQDLVTAPEIMFFWVARMIMAGYYFRDEKPFSNVYFHGIVRDEKRQKMSKSLGNSPDPLKLIEKYGADGTRVGMLFASPAGNDLLFDEALCEQGRNFSNKIWNAFRFLSMNKEAGTEYTPTLELDSDNLADRWMKSRILSTMKEVENDFEAYRLNEALKKLYSLVWDDFCDWYIEVSKSDVPGENMPKENLERALGLFELLMKLLHPFMPFITEEIWQRIQNRSTYEALTISEWPDIEGEADSEAIELFRQIQEQISAIRNIQAEMGLSPKAELEIKIKPAGSELAQQLETESWIYHKFLTISDIQFDTSIDKPKASASALVRGTELFIPLEGLIDLDKEKERIRKEIAKMEGFLKSVNGKLSNEKFVENAPDAVVEKERQKKADAESDIKILNESLENLEA
- a CDS encoding ABC transporter substrate-binding protein, which codes for MKHPAILSAFLILILLVSGCVAESDQVEREYDGPVTWAAVQDEGHGVLRVLYVPADGFAYTNEEGELTGLTVELIIDFTRFLAEEHDVLLELDFVEVENWTDFYNDIVEGEDGMIGMGNVTITEERREELSFSPPYMTNIASLISHINTNELTGFEEMSSVFEGRDALAFEGTLHEDRLRNLTEQYHPDAEIALATSNDEIIERVGASDSYFAYIDIYNYWRAVDRGADIQRHEAGDEAAEQFGYIMPLNSTWEPVLNEYFEKNGGLLLTTRYREIMAEHLGERLTELLIEAHRQEISE